From a single Pseudomonas serboccidentalis genomic region:
- the recQ gene encoding DNA helicase RecQ has translation MLEQAQRVLKDIFGYDSFRGRQGAIIERVASGGDALVLMPTGGGKSLCFQVPALLREGLAVVVSPLIALMDDQVATLEELGVAAAALNSTLSAEQQRDLAARIKRGEVKMLYLAPERLVQPRMLSFLQGLNIALFAIDEAHCVSQWGHDFRPEYLQLGQLAEMFPDVPRIALTATADKRTREEIVTRLHLQNAERFLSSFDRPNIFYRIVPKEQPRKQLLAFLAERRSDAGIVYCLSRKKVEEVAAFLSEQGFPALPYHAGLPNDLRAYHQKRFLNEEGLIMVATVAFGMGIDKPNVRFVAHLDLPKSLEAYYQETGRGGRDGLPADAWMAYGLQDVVMLKQMLQNSEGDERHKRLEQHKLDAMLSLCEETRCRRQTLLAYFDEDMPEPCGHCDNCVDGVQTWDATEPARQALSAIYRTGQRYGVGHLVDVLLGKDNEKVRSFGHQHLSVYGVGKALSESEWRSLFRQLVARGLADVDHEGYGGLRLSDTCRPLLKGEVTLELRRDLKPQVTAKTASKSPASQLVRGEEREQWEALRALRRKLAEEHGVPPYVIFPDSTLLEMLRSQPTSLADMARVSGVGARKLERYGEAFLEVLGGEAEAPKVVADVRHELITLARAGMTPMQIAGQLQCSEKNVYSMLAEAIGKQQLSLEQALDLPEELMGEVQDAFLDGEGELPSVAEVAELFAGRVPEGVLYCVRAALQSEFEM, from the coding sequence ATGCTCGAACAGGCTCAACGCGTCCTCAAGGACATCTTCGGCTACGACAGTTTCCGTGGCCGTCAGGGTGCAATCATTGAGCGCGTGGCCAGCGGCGGTGATGCGCTGGTGCTGATGCCTACCGGTGGCGGCAAATCCCTGTGCTTCCAGGTGCCGGCGCTATTGCGCGAGGGCCTGGCGGTGGTGGTGTCGCCGTTGATCGCCTTGATGGACGATCAGGTCGCCACCCTCGAAGAGCTGGGCGTGGCCGCCGCTGCGCTGAACTCTACCTTGAGCGCCGAACAACAGCGCGACCTCGCCGCGCGAATCAAGCGTGGCGAAGTGAAGATGCTCTATCTGGCGCCCGAGCGTCTGGTGCAGCCGCGCATGCTGTCGTTCCTGCAGGGGCTGAACATCGCCCTGTTCGCCATCGACGAGGCGCATTGCGTGTCGCAATGGGGCCACGATTTCCGTCCGGAATACCTGCAACTGGGCCAGTTGGCGGAAATGTTCCCCGACGTGCCGCGCATTGCTCTGACCGCCACCGCCGACAAGCGCACCCGCGAAGAAATCGTCACCCGCCTGCACCTGCAGAACGCCGAGCGCTTCCTGTCGAGCTTCGACCGGCCGAACATCTTCTACCGCATCGTGCCCAAGGAACAGCCGCGCAAGCAGTTGCTGGCGTTCCTCGCCGAGCGGCGCAGCGATGCCGGCATCGTCTATTGCCTGTCGCGCAAGAAGGTTGAAGAAGTCGCCGCATTCCTCAGCGAGCAAGGCTTCCCGGCGCTGCCGTATCACGCCGGTCTGCCTAACGACCTGCGCGCCTATCACCAGAAGCGCTTTCTCAACGAGGAAGGCCTGATCATGGTGGCCACCGTGGCGTTCGGCATGGGCATCGACAAGCCCAACGTGCGGTTCGTCGCGCACCTCGATCTGCCGAAATCCCTTGAGGCCTATTACCAGGAAACCGGTCGTGGCGGCCGTGACGGCCTGCCGGCGGATGCGTGGATGGCCTACGGTCTGCAAGACGTGGTGATGCTCAAGCAGATGCTGCAGAACTCCGAAGGCGACGAGCGCCACAAGCGTCTGGAACAGCACAAGCTCGACGCCATGCTCTCGCTCTGTGAAGAGACCCGCTGCCGCCGTCAGACCCTGCTCGCGTACTTCGACGAAGACATGCCCGAGCCGTGCGGCCACTGCGACAACTGCGTTGACGGCGTACAGACCTGGGATGCCACCGAGCCTGCGCGTCAGGCGCTGTCGGCGATCTATCGCACCGGCCAGCGTTATGGTGTCGGTCATCTGGTCGACGTGCTGCTGGGCAAGGACAACGAAAAGGTCCGCAGCTTCGGCCATCAGCACCTGTCGGTGTACGGCGTCGGCAAGGCGCTGAGCGAGAGCGAATGGCGCTCGCTGTTCCGCCAGTTGGTGGCTCGCGGCCTGGCTGATGTCGACCACGAAGGCTATGGCGGTCTGCGTCTCAGCGATACCTGCCGGCCATTGCTCAAGGGCGAAGTGACCCTGGAATTACGCCGCGACCTCAAGCCACAAGTCACCGCCAAAACCGCCAGCAAGAGCCCGGCCAGCCAGTTGGTGCGCGGCGAGGAACGCGAACAGTGGGAGGCCCTGCGCGCCCTGCGGCGCAAACTGGCCGAAGAACATGGCGTGCCGCCGTACGTCATCTTCCCCGACTCGACGCTGCTGGAAATGCTCCGCAGCCAGCCGACCTCGCTGGCCGACATGGCCCGGGTCAGCGGGGTCGGTGCGCGCAAGCTGGAGCGTTACGGCGAGGCCTTCCTCGAGGTGCTCGGCGGCGAGGCCGAGGCGCCGAAAGTGGTGGCCGACGTGCGTCACGAGCTGATTACCCTGGCCCGCGCCGGCATGACCCCGATGCAGATCGCGGGGCAGTTGCAGTGCTCGGAAAAGAATGTCTACAGCATGCTCGCCGAGGCTATCGGCAAGCAGCAGTTGTCGCTGGAACAGGCGCTGGATTTGCCGGAAGAGCTGATGGGGGAAGTGCAGGACGCGTTCCTCGACGGCGAGGGCGAGTTGCCGTCGGTCGCCGAAGTGGCCGAGCTGTTCGCCG
- a CDS encoding YecA family protein, with product MSFAEQLTRLQVFLDADELHEEALDYVAAHGYLTALSICSDIVPDREWIDALFAEEPHYSSDAQRAEIEATLIGLKAHIARQLASDEEFELPCDLDLGDDPDDSELRGWCIGFMEGVFLREAAWFETAEEEVSEMLLPIMVGSGLFDEQPEFEDIAKDANLMDDMIVQIPEALTALYLLCQAPDEKPAILKPRHH from the coding sequence ATGTCCTTCGCTGAGCAACTAACCCGCCTGCAAGTCTTTCTCGACGCCGACGAGCTGCACGAAGAGGCGCTGGATTACGTGGCCGCCCACGGTTACCTGACCGCGCTGTCGATCTGCTCGGACATCGTCCCTGATCGTGAGTGGATCGACGCCCTGTTCGCCGAAGAGCCGCATTACAGCAGCGACGCGCAGCGCGCAGAGATCGAAGCCACCCTGATCGGCCTCAAGGCCCACATCGCCCGCCAACTGGCGTCCGACGAAGAGTTCGAGCTGCCATGCGATCTCGACCTGGGCGACGACCCGGACGATTCCGAACTGCGCGGCTGGTGCATCGGTTTCATGGAAGGCGTGTTCCTGCGTGAAGCCGCCTGGTTCGAGACCGCCGAAGAGGAAGTCAGCGAAATGCTCCTGCCGATCATGGTCGGTTCCGGCCTGTTCGACGAACAGCCAGAGTTCGAAGACATCGCCAAGGACGCCAACCTGATGGACGACATGATCGTGCAGATCCCGGAAGCCCTGACCGCGCTGTACCTGCTGTGCCAGGCGCCAGACGAAAAACCGGCGATCCTCAAGCCACGTCACCACTAA
- a CDS encoding YbaN family protein: MDNPIGNRPLMLRYILLAIGWLSVALGVIGIFLPVLPTTPFLLLAAACFARSSPRFYHWLVGHPKLGPWIRNYLDGNGIPLKGKVYAIGLMWASILFSCFLVPLPWARGFMLTSAVLVTVYILRQKTLGKR; encoded by the coding sequence ATGGACAACCCCATAGGCAACCGCCCCCTGATGTTGCGCTACATCCTGCTGGCCATCGGCTGGCTCAGCGTGGCATTGGGGGTGATCGGGATTTTCCTGCCTGTTCTGCCCACCACCCCCTTCCTTCTGCTCGCAGCGGCCTGCTTCGCGCGCAGCTCTCCGCGTTTCTATCACTGGCTGGTCGGGCACCCAAAGCTCGGGCCATGGATCCGCAACTACCTCGATGGCAACGGCATTCCGCTCAAGGGCAAGGTCTACGCGATCGGGCTGATGTGGGCGAGCATTCTGTTCTCCTGCTTCCTGGTGCCACTGCCGTGGGCGCGAGGGTTCATGCTGACCAGTGCGGTGCTGGTGACGGTTTATATTTTGCGGCAGAAGACCCTTGGCAAACGTTGA